One Solanum pennellii chromosome 9, SPENNV200 DNA segment encodes these proteins:
- the LOC107029861 gene encoding uncharacterized protein LOC107029861 isoform X1: MVLLIQSNIGRRSAIQIASALRQIDLPCCVGVRARVRFLSTIDDAAQKQSNDKNVLNKPPICTADELHYVSLNTCDWRLALWRYLPPPQAPRRNHPLLLLSGIGTNAIAYDLSPQSSFARYMCNQGFDTWILEVRGTGLSVRESDPKNIEKSAHTASNEMEIANDRGLSAAQQSTKVQGASDKDHATLVHEEPTVVSTIWNESRPVTKLTETFIHLSERVSGFVSGRWSKIIFPKLFRLISKRLEDSFPHKRVNGIKKKLLSLLEIKENSAVVDSQVEALSKKLVNIFEEGHRAVSSPLFDLQQQLTTAVVDFQEQLDLILKYDWDFDTYLEEDVPAAMEYIKAQTRPKDGKLLAIGHSMGGILLYSRLSRCGLEGRKPGLAAIVTLASSLDYTSSKSVLKLLVPLADPAQILNVPVIPLGTLVAAAYPLTSRAPYALSWLNEMISSTDMMHPDHMKKLVGSSFCNIPAKLLLQMTTAFHERGLRDRSGKIFYKDHLHKSRVPVLALAGDRDQICPPEAVYETVKLIPENLVKYKVFGDADGPHYAHYDLVCGHMAAERLYPRIVKFLSRYDRTS; encoded by the exons atgGTGTTGTTGATTCAATCCAATATTGGTCGTCGATCGGCGATACAAATTGCCTCTGCTCTCCGTCAGATTGATCTTCCTTGTTGTGTGGGAGTGAGAGCGAGAGTGAGATTTTTGTCGACCATTGATGATGCTGCCCAAAAGCAGAGTAATGACAAGAATGTGTTGAATAAGCCACCTATATGCACCGCCGACGAGCTTCATTACGTCTCCCTTAATACTTGTGATTGGAGACTTGCTCTCTGGCGCTACCTTCCTCCTCCGCAG GCTCCAAGGAGGAATCACCCGCTTCTTCTCTTGTCTGGCATAGGGACTAATGCTATTGCATATGATCTTTCGCCTCag TCATCATTTGCTCGGTACATGTGTAATCAAGGATTTGATACGTGGATTCTTGAAGTCCGTGGAACTGGGTTGAGCGTGCGGGAATCAGATCCCAAAAACATTGAGAAATCTGCGCACACAGCATCTAATGAGATGGAAATTGCTAATGACAGAGGTCTTTCTGCAGCACAGCAGTCAACAAAGGTCCAGGGTGCCTCAGATAAGGACCATGCAACCTTGGTCCATGAAGAACCCACTGTGGTTTCAACAATATGGAATGAGTCAAGGCCGGTGACCAAACTTACAGAAACTTTTATACATTTGTCAGAGAGAGTCTCTGGTTTTGTCAGTGGACGTTGGTCGAAGATTATCTTTCCTAAACTTTTTCGTCTAATATCAAAACGACTGGAGGATTCTTTTCCTCACAAACGAGTCAACGGAATAAAGAAGAAATTGTTAAGTCTGCTAGAGATAAAGGAGAACTCAGCTGTCGTTGATAGCCAAGTTGAGGCACTGAGCAAGAAGCTAGTAAATATCTTTGAGGAAGGTCATCGTGCTGTTTCATCCCCACTATTTGATCTGCAGCAACAGTTGACAACTGCAGTGGTAGATTTTCAGGAACAGCTTGACTTAATCCTCAAGTATGATTGGGACTTTGATACTTACCTGGAAGAGGATGTCCCTGCTGCG ATGGAATATATAAAGGCCCAAACTAGACCAAAGGACGGCAAACTACTCGCAATTGGACATTCTATGGGAGGAATATTACTGTATTCCAGGCTATCACGGTGTG GTTTGGAAGGAAGAAAACCTGGATTAGCAGCTATTGTTACTTTGGCTTCATCACTTGATTACACATCATCTAAGTCCGTACTCAAACTCCTTGTACCCCTA GCTGATCCTGCTCAGATTCTCAATGTTCCTGTCATTCCTCTAGGGACATTAGTAGCTGCTGCTTATCCTCTAACATCTCGTGCTCCTTATGCCTTGTCTTGGCTTAATGAAATGATATCTTCCACAGACATGATGCATCCTGATCATATGAAAAAACTTGTAGGGAGCAGCTTTT GTAATATTCCTGCTAAGCTTCTTTTGCAGATGACTACGGCTTTTCATGAGCGAGGGCTCCGCGATAGAAGTGGTAAAATTTTCTACAAGGATCACCTTCATAAAAGTAGGGTACCTGTCTTAGCTCTTGCAGGAGACCGAGACCAAATCTGCCCCCCAGAAGCTGTATATG AAACAGTGAAGCTTATCCCTGAGAACTTAGTGAAGTACAAAGTATTTGGCGATGCTGATGGTCCACATTATGCTCATTATGACTTGGTGTGTGGACACATG GCTGCAGAGCGATTATATCCTCGCATAGTCAAATTTCTAAGCCGATATGATCGGACCAGCTAG
- the LOC107029861 gene encoding uncharacterized protein LOC107029861 isoform X2 codes for MVLLIQSNIGRRSAIQIASALRQIDLPCCVGVRARVRFLSTIDDAAQKQSNDKNVLNKPPICTADELHYVSLNTCDWRLALWRYLPPPQAPRRNHPLLLLSGIGTNAIAYDLSPQSSFARYMCNQGFDTWILEVRGTGLSVRESDPKNIEKSAHTASNEMEIANDRGLSAAQQSTKVQGASDKDHATLVHEEPTVVSTIWNESRPVTKLTETFIHLSERVSGFVSGRWSKIIFPKLFRLISKRLEDSFPHKRVNGIKKKLLSLLEIKENSAVVDSQVEALSKKLVNIFEEGHRAVSSPLFDLQQQLTTAVVDFQEQLDLILKYDWDFDTYLEEDVPAAMEYIKAQTRPKDGKLLAIGHSMGGILLYSRLSRCGLEGRKPGLAAIVTLASSLDYTSSKSVLKLLVPLADPAQILNVPVIPLGTLVAAAYPLTSRAPYALSWLNEMISSTDMMHPDHMKKLVGSSFCNIPAKLLLQMTTAFHERGLRDRSGKIFYKDHLHKSRVPVLALAGDRDQICPPEAVYETVKLIPENLVKYKVFGDADGPHYAHYDLVCGHMGTL; via the exons atgGTGTTGTTGATTCAATCCAATATTGGTCGTCGATCGGCGATACAAATTGCCTCTGCTCTCCGTCAGATTGATCTTCCTTGTTGTGTGGGAGTGAGAGCGAGAGTGAGATTTTTGTCGACCATTGATGATGCTGCCCAAAAGCAGAGTAATGACAAGAATGTGTTGAATAAGCCACCTATATGCACCGCCGACGAGCTTCATTACGTCTCCCTTAATACTTGTGATTGGAGACTTGCTCTCTGGCGCTACCTTCCTCCTCCGCAG GCTCCAAGGAGGAATCACCCGCTTCTTCTCTTGTCTGGCATAGGGACTAATGCTATTGCATATGATCTTTCGCCTCag TCATCATTTGCTCGGTACATGTGTAATCAAGGATTTGATACGTGGATTCTTGAAGTCCGTGGAACTGGGTTGAGCGTGCGGGAATCAGATCCCAAAAACATTGAGAAATCTGCGCACACAGCATCTAATGAGATGGAAATTGCTAATGACAGAGGTCTTTCTGCAGCACAGCAGTCAACAAAGGTCCAGGGTGCCTCAGATAAGGACCATGCAACCTTGGTCCATGAAGAACCCACTGTGGTTTCAACAATATGGAATGAGTCAAGGCCGGTGACCAAACTTACAGAAACTTTTATACATTTGTCAGAGAGAGTCTCTGGTTTTGTCAGTGGACGTTGGTCGAAGATTATCTTTCCTAAACTTTTTCGTCTAATATCAAAACGACTGGAGGATTCTTTTCCTCACAAACGAGTCAACGGAATAAAGAAGAAATTGTTAAGTCTGCTAGAGATAAAGGAGAACTCAGCTGTCGTTGATAGCCAAGTTGAGGCACTGAGCAAGAAGCTAGTAAATATCTTTGAGGAAGGTCATCGTGCTGTTTCATCCCCACTATTTGATCTGCAGCAACAGTTGACAACTGCAGTGGTAGATTTTCAGGAACAGCTTGACTTAATCCTCAAGTATGATTGGGACTTTGATACTTACCTGGAAGAGGATGTCCCTGCTGCG ATGGAATATATAAAGGCCCAAACTAGACCAAAGGACGGCAAACTACTCGCAATTGGACATTCTATGGGAGGAATATTACTGTATTCCAGGCTATCACGGTGTG GTTTGGAAGGAAGAAAACCTGGATTAGCAGCTATTGTTACTTTGGCTTCATCACTTGATTACACATCATCTAAGTCCGTACTCAAACTCCTTGTACCCCTA GCTGATCCTGCTCAGATTCTCAATGTTCCTGTCATTCCTCTAGGGACATTAGTAGCTGCTGCTTATCCTCTAACATCTCGTGCTCCTTATGCCTTGTCTTGGCTTAATGAAATGATATCTTCCACAGACATGATGCATCCTGATCATATGAAAAAACTTGTAGGGAGCAGCTTTT GTAATATTCCTGCTAAGCTTCTTTTGCAGATGACTACGGCTTTTCATGAGCGAGGGCTCCGCGATAGAAGTGGTAAAATTTTCTACAAGGATCACCTTCATAAAAGTAGGGTACCTGTCTTAGCTCTTGCAGGAGACCGAGACCAAATCTGCCCCCCAGAAGCTGTATATG AAACAGTGAAGCTTATCCCTGAGAACTTAGTGAAGTACAAAGTATTTGGCGATGCTGATGGTCCACATTATGCTCATTATGACTTGGTGTGTGGACACATG GGGACATTGTGA
- the LOC107029861 gene encoding uncharacterized protein LOC107029861 isoform X3, producing the protein MVLLIQSNIGRRSAIQIASALRQIDLPCCVGVRARVRFLSTIDDAAQKQSNDKNVLNKPPICTADELHYVSLNTCDWRLALWRYLPPPQAPRRNHPLLLLSGIGTNAIAYDLSPQSSFARYMCNQGFDTWILEVRGTGLSVRESDPKNIEKSAHTASNEMEIANDRGLSAAQQSTKVQGASDKDHATLVHEEPTVVSTIWNESRPVTKLTETFIHLSERVSGFVSGRWSKIIFPKLFRLISKRLEDSFPHKRVNGIKKKLLSLLEIKENSAVVDSQVEALSKKLVNIFEEGHRAVSSPLFDLQQQLTTAVVDFQEQLDLILKYDWDFDTYLEEDVPAAMEYIKAQTRPKDGKLLAIGHSMGGILLYSRLSRCGLEGRKPGLAAIVTLASSLDYTSSKSVLKLLVPLADPAQILNVPVIPLGTLVAAAYPLTSRAPYALSWLNEMISSTDMMHPDHMKKLVGSSFCKYWHQYKNSFMI; encoded by the exons atgGTGTTGTTGATTCAATCCAATATTGGTCGTCGATCGGCGATACAAATTGCCTCTGCTCTCCGTCAGATTGATCTTCCTTGTTGTGTGGGAGTGAGAGCGAGAGTGAGATTTTTGTCGACCATTGATGATGCTGCCCAAAAGCAGAGTAATGACAAGAATGTGTTGAATAAGCCACCTATATGCACCGCCGACGAGCTTCATTACGTCTCCCTTAATACTTGTGATTGGAGACTTGCTCTCTGGCGCTACCTTCCTCCTCCGCAG GCTCCAAGGAGGAATCACCCGCTTCTTCTCTTGTCTGGCATAGGGACTAATGCTATTGCATATGATCTTTCGCCTCag TCATCATTTGCTCGGTACATGTGTAATCAAGGATTTGATACGTGGATTCTTGAAGTCCGTGGAACTGGGTTGAGCGTGCGGGAATCAGATCCCAAAAACATTGAGAAATCTGCGCACACAGCATCTAATGAGATGGAAATTGCTAATGACAGAGGTCTTTCTGCAGCACAGCAGTCAACAAAGGTCCAGGGTGCCTCAGATAAGGACCATGCAACCTTGGTCCATGAAGAACCCACTGTGGTTTCAACAATATGGAATGAGTCAAGGCCGGTGACCAAACTTACAGAAACTTTTATACATTTGTCAGAGAGAGTCTCTGGTTTTGTCAGTGGACGTTGGTCGAAGATTATCTTTCCTAAACTTTTTCGTCTAATATCAAAACGACTGGAGGATTCTTTTCCTCACAAACGAGTCAACGGAATAAAGAAGAAATTGTTAAGTCTGCTAGAGATAAAGGAGAACTCAGCTGTCGTTGATAGCCAAGTTGAGGCACTGAGCAAGAAGCTAGTAAATATCTTTGAGGAAGGTCATCGTGCTGTTTCATCCCCACTATTTGATCTGCAGCAACAGTTGACAACTGCAGTGGTAGATTTTCAGGAACAGCTTGACTTAATCCTCAAGTATGATTGGGACTTTGATACTTACCTGGAAGAGGATGTCCCTGCTGCG ATGGAATATATAAAGGCCCAAACTAGACCAAAGGACGGCAAACTACTCGCAATTGGACATTCTATGGGAGGAATATTACTGTATTCCAGGCTATCACGGTGTG GTTTGGAAGGAAGAAAACCTGGATTAGCAGCTATTGTTACTTTGGCTTCATCACTTGATTACACATCATCTAAGTCCGTACTCAAACTCCTTGTACCCCTA GCTGATCCTGCTCAGATTCTCAATGTTCCTGTCATTCCTCTAGGGACATTAGTAGCTGCTGCTTATCCTCTAACATCTCGTGCTCCTTATGCCTTGTCTTGGCTTAATGAAATGATATCTTCCACAGACATGATGCATCCTGATCATATGAAAAAACTTGTAGGGAGCAGCTTTTGTAAGTATTGGCATCAGTATAAAAACAGCTTCATGATTTAA
- the LOC107029861 gene encoding uncharacterized protein LOC107029861 isoform X4, with protein sequence MVLLIQSNIGRRSAIQIASALRQIDLPCCVGVRARVRFLSTIDDAAQKQSNDKNVLNKPPICTADELHYVSLNTCDWRLALWRYLPPPQAPRRNHPLLLLSGIGTNAIAYDLSPQSSFARYMCNQGFDTWILEVRGTGLSVRESDPKNIEKSAHTASNEMEIANDRGLSAAQQSTKVQGASDKDHATLVHEEPTVVSTIWNESRPVTKLTETFIHLSERVSGFVSGRWSKIIFPKLFRLISKRLEDSFPHKRVNGIKKKLLSLLEIKENSAVVDSQVEALSKKLVNIFEEGHRAVSSPLFDLQQQLTTAVVDFQEQLDLILKYDWDFDTYLEEDVPAAMEYIKAQTRPKDGKLLAIGHSMGGILLYSRLSRCGLEGRKPGLAAIVTLASSLDYTSSKSVLKLLVPLADPAQILNVPVIPLGTLVAAAYPLTSRAPYALSWLNEMISSTDMMHPDHMKKLVGSSF encoded by the exons atgGTGTTGTTGATTCAATCCAATATTGGTCGTCGATCGGCGATACAAATTGCCTCTGCTCTCCGTCAGATTGATCTTCCTTGTTGTGTGGGAGTGAGAGCGAGAGTGAGATTTTTGTCGACCATTGATGATGCTGCCCAAAAGCAGAGTAATGACAAGAATGTGTTGAATAAGCCACCTATATGCACCGCCGACGAGCTTCATTACGTCTCCCTTAATACTTGTGATTGGAGACTTGCTCTCTGGCGCTACCTTCCTCCTCCGCAG GCTCCAAGGAGGAATCACCCGCTTCTTCTCTTGTCTGGCATAGGGACTAATGCTATTGCATATGATCTTTCGCCTCag TCATCATTTGCTCGGTACATGTGTAATCAAGGATTTGATACGTGGATTCTTGAAGTCCGTGGAACTGGGTTGAGCGTGCGGGAATCAGATCCCAAAAACATTGAGAAATCTGCGCACACAGCATCTAATGAGATGGAAATTGCTAATGACAGAGGTCTTTCTGCAGCACAGCAGTCAACAAAGGTCCAGGGTGCCTCAGATAAGGACCATGCAACCTTGGTCCATGAAGAACCCACTGTGGTTTCAACAATATGGAATGAGTCAAGGCCGGTGACCAAACTTACAGAAACTTTTATACATTTGTCAGAGAGAGTCTCTGGTTTTGTCAGTGGACGTTGGTCGAAGATTATCTTTCCTAAACTTTTTCGTCTAATATCAAAACGACTGGAGGATTCTTTTCCTCACAAACGAGTCAACGGAATAAAGAAGAAATTGTTAAGTCTGCTAGAGATAAAGGAGAACTCAGCTGTCGTTGATAGCCAAGTTGAGGCACTGAGCAAGAAGCTAGTAAATATCTTTGAGGAAGGTCATCGTGCTGTTTCATCCCCACTATTTGATCTGCAGCAACAGTTGACAACTGCAGTGGTAGATTTTCAGGAACAGCTTGACTTAATCCTCAAGTATGATTGGGACTTTGATACTTACCTGGAAGAGGATGTCCCTGCTGCG ATGGAATATATAAAGGCCCAAACTAGACCAAAGGACGGCAAACTACTCGCAATTGGACATTCTATGGGAGGAATATTACTGTATTCCAGGCTATCACGGTGTG GTTTGGAAGGAAGAAAACCTGGATTAGCAGCTATTGTTACTTTGGCTTCATCACTTGATTACACATCATCTAAGTCCGTACTCAAACTCCTTGTACCCCTA GCTGATCCTGCTCAGATTCTCAATGTTCCTGTCATTCCTCTAGGGACATTAGTAGCTGCTGCTTATCCTCTAACATCTCGTGCTCCTTATGCCTTGTCTTGGCTTAATGAAATGATATCTTCCACAGACATGATGCATCCTGATCATATGAAAAAACTTGTAGGGAGCAGCTTTT AG